The following proteins are co-located in the Castanea sativa cultivar Marrone di Chiusa Pesio chromosome 8, ASM4071231v1 genome:
- the LOC142605590 gene encoding fasciclin-like arabinogalactan protein 12, with protein MIKQTVFLLSILLVFFFHCTTTLGQPAAAPAQPANAPVQPAKAPVQPATPPVVQPAKAPAPVQSAKVPPIQKGVPDVTKILGKAGGFSVFIRLLKSTGVSDQLYGQLNNSNNGFTIFAPTDAAFSSLKPGTINSLSDLQKTQLVQFHILNTIVTLSNFQTLSNPVPTEAGDTTAGEFPLTVTTAGNQVNISTILVNTTLGGTVYSDNQLEIYQVDQVLLPVDIFSPKPKHKAPASAPTLSKPKSTDNDDDADTDTPSVAAKVDASGAVTVSLNRHGILVSIGVAVIASLSRRDLMA; from the coding sequence ATGATAAAACAGACTGTCTTCCTCCTCTcaattttacttgtatttttcttcCATTGCACCACAACTTTAGGCCAGCCGGCTGCAGCTCCGGCCCAGCCAGCAAATGCTCCAGTCCAGCCTGCGAAGGCTCCAGTACAGCCTGCCACTCCGCCAGTAGTTCAGCCTGCCAAGGCCCCAGCCCCAGTCCAGTCTGCCAAGGTCCCACCCATACAGAAAGGTGTCCCTGATGTAACGAAAATCCTTGGAAAGGCTGGTGGGTTCTCAGTCTTTATCCGCCTCTTAAAAAGTACCGGAGTGTCTGACCAATTATACGGCCAGCTTAACAATTCAAATAATGGGTTTACTATCTTTGCTCCTACTGATGCTGCATTTTCAAGCCTCAAACCAGGCACTATAAACTCTTTGTCCGACCTACAAAAGACCCAACTAGTACAATTTCACATATTAAACACAATTGTTACTCTGTCAAATTTCCAAACTCTGAGCAATCCTGTGCCCACAGAGGCCGGAGATACCACTGCCGGTGAGTTCCCACTAACCGTGACCACTGCTGGCAACCAAGTGAACATCTCTACTATTCTTGTTAATACCACATTGGGTGGAACTGTGTATTCGGATAACCAGCTTGAAATATATCAAGTGGATCAAGTGCTTCTTCCTGTTGACATTTTTAGTCCTAAGCCTAAGCATAAGGCCCCAGCCTCAGCACCAACATTGTCAAAGCCTAAGAGTACGgacaatgatgatgatgcaGATACAGATACTCCGTCTGTTGCTGCAAAAGTGGATGCGTCTGGTGCAGTGACTGTGAGTCTCAACAGGCATGGAATATTGGTGTCCATTGGAGTTGCTGTGATTGCATCACTGTCACGAAGGGACTTGATGGCATAA